Proteins encoded in a region of the Deltaproteobacteria bacterium genome:
- a CDS encoding ABC transporter substrate-binding protein: MLSTFEALRSLTTPHFSWRMVPLPPLIALASWAPCAVAQSELGSIQHPVKECVLKLPDAPQSDPRNHYPVILIDMALRKTEKEYGPCQIKFASSGGGDRNIIRIESGQLDIIWRVRTKVREERMQSIKIPVYRGLHGYRVLVIRKSDKDKFAQVKSLEDLRKYVAGTGRDWQSTDVLKINTLPFVTADATDSFYPMLSKGRIDYYPRAFHEPIYELEMSGTSNLMIEETLLLKYQAADYFYVKKNANELAQRLKLGLERMIADGTRDQLQESAFGLGDMIRKLRPDKRRVITMADPLDGPVAGEVDPSHWLDLVAQAKKMHLETSTDK; this comes from the coding sequence TTGAGGTCTTTGACGACTCCGCACTTCTCATGGCGTATGGTCCCGTTACCGCCGCTCATAGCTTTGGCCTCTTGGGCACCTTGCGCCGTGGCACAGAGCGAGTTGGGATCAATACAACATCCGGTCAAAGAGTGTGTGCTCAAATTGCCGGACGCACCGCAGAGTGATCCGCGCAATCACTATCCCGTTATTCTGATCGACATGGCTCTGCGTAAGACCGAAAAAGAGTATGGCCCATGCCAAATCAAATTTGCTTCGTCCGGCGGCGGTGATCGTAATATCATTAGGATCGAAAGCGGCCAGCTAGATATTATTTGGCGGGTCCGAACTAAGGTACGCGAAGAGCGGATGCAGTCAATCAAAATTCCCGTTTATCGTGGCTTACACGGCTACCGCGTTCTGGTGATCCGCAAGAGTGATAAAGATAAATTTGCACAGGTGAAGTCGTTAGAGGATCTGCGCAAGTATGTCGCCGGCACTGGTCGCGACTGGCAGTCAACTGATGTGCTTAAGATCAATACACTGCCCTTTGTCACCGCCGACGCGACGGACAGCTTTTATCCCATGTTGTCGAAAGGGCGTATTGACTACTATCCTCGTGCATTTCATGAACCTATCTACGAACTGGAGATGTCCGGTACATCGAATCTCATGATTGAGGAAACCCTGCTTCTTAAGTATCAGGCAGCCGATTATTTCTATGTCAAAAAGAATGCCAACGAGCTGGCTCAAAGACTGAAACTAGGACTTGAGCGCATGATAGCTGATGGCACGAGGGATCAACTACAGGAGTCGGCCTTTGGTCTGGGGGATATGATCCGAAAACTCAGACCAGACAAAAGACGCGTCATCACTATGGCTGATCCCCTTGATGGACCAGTCGCTGGGGAAGTTGATCCGTCCCATTGGTTAGATCTAGTGGCTCAGGCAAAAAAGATGCATTTGGAAACATCGACCGATAAGTAA